One window of Botrimarina mediterranea genomic DNA carries:
- the ybeY gene encoding rRNA maturation RNase YbeY, which produces MNIEIANQQSTLSIDEDRIRRVAAAILADAGYGEGELSVAVVDDPTIHELNVRHLQHDYPTDVLSFALLDEPPRLEGEVIVSADTAVENAAEYGWPAEDELLLYVIHGTLHLAGHRDKADDEVAAMRAAERRYLRLADVEPPALAPSELAAEGTQPQ; this is translated from the coding sequence ATGAATATCGAAATCGCCAATCAACAATCGACGCTCTCGATCGATGAGGATCGAATACGCCGGGTCGCGGCCGCAATCTTGGCGGACGCGGGGTATGGCGAGGGGGAACTGAGCGTCGCGGTGGTTGACGATCCCACGATTCATGAGCTGAACGTCCGCCACTTGCAGCACGATTACCCGACCGACGTGCTGAGCTTTGCGCTGCTGGACGAGCCGCCGCGACTCGAAGGCGAGGTGATCGTCAGCGCCGACACGGCGGTCGAGAACGCGGCGGAGTACGGCTGGCCCGCGGAGGACGAGTTGCTGCTGTACGTCATCCACGGGACCCTCCATCTGGCGGGCCACCGCGACAAGGCCGACGACGAGGTCGCCGCGATGCGGGCCGCCGAGCGCCGGTACTTGCGTCTGGCGGACGTCGAGCCGCCCGCGCTCGCTCCCTCGGAGTTGGCGGCGGAGGGGACGCAGCCACAGTGA
- a CDS encoding tetratricopeptide repeat protein, with protein MLKNTLLALFALCLASPAAAWEWPSFGASTNESQTEKVGGREWWKKNKKKAEFVPGKGYQVPGVEGYFGGDGSPIDAAVDERTIQLDRPADIDGGLLPGLDPKKAYANLREATGYGPDREVAEGLFNEGVALVEAKNYETAAVKFEAAANRWPDTDLAAKSLFNLGECYYFQDKYKEASDAYVSLLDKHPNTPKLDATIERLWSIAQYWEQNYFGESWHAPLDYRPLATTVPKLDTIGHAVRMYDAIRLNDPTGPRADDAIMATAGIHFRRLRYADADYHYTLLRQEYPRSDHQFEAHLLGLKAKMLRYRGPQYDGTALREAERLEELTRINFSGRLSDEERERLTEMRAQIARAIEERDLQMASYYEGTEHHGAAKYYLRRVIEERPDSPAAEQAREKLAELEGLPESPEVPMEWLVNMFPENKRFESINSVETIAPEATAPPGSGQTMVAEGPNPEGKTTTR; from the coding sequence ATGCTTAAGAACACGCTGCTAGCACTCTTCGCCCTCTGCCTTGCGTCGCCCGCGGCGGCGTGGGAGTGGCCATCGTTCGGCGCCTCGACCAACGAGAGCCAGACCGAGAAGGTCGGCGGGCGCGAGTGGTGGAAGAAGAACAAGAAGAAGGCCGAGTTTGTCCCCGGCAAGGGCTATCAGGTGCCGGGCGTTGAGGGTTACTTCGGCGGCGATGGCTCGCCGATCGATGCGGCCGTCGATGAGCGGACGATCCAACTCGACCGCCCCGCCGATATCGACGGCGGCCTGTTGCCGGGCCTCGACCCGAAGAAGGCCTACGCCAATCTCCGCGAAGCGACCGGCTACGGCCCCGACCGCGAAGTCGCCGAAGGGCTGTTCAACGAGGGCGTCGCTCTCGTCGAGGCGAAGAACTACGAGACGGCCGCGGTGAAGTTCGAGGCGGCCGCCAACCGCTGGCCCGACACCGACCTTGCCGCCAAATCGTTGTTCAATCTCGGCGAGTGCTATTACTTCCAGGACAAGTACAAAGAGGCCTCCGACGCTTACGTCTCGTTGCTCGACAAGCACCCGAACACGCCAAAGCTCGACGCCACGATCGAGCGGCTGTGGAGCATCGCCCAGTACTGGGAGCAAAACTACTTCGGCGAGTCGTGGCACGCTCCGCTCGACTACCGCCCCCTGGCGACGACGGTGCCGAAGCTCGACACGATCGGCCACGCCGTGCGGATGTACGACGCGATCCGGCTGAACGACCCGACCGGCCCGCGGGCCGACGACGCGATCATGGCGACGGCCGGCATCCACTTCCGTCGCCTGCGTTACGCCGACGCCGACTACCACTACACGCTGCTTCGCCAAGAATACCCGCGTAGCGATCACCAGTTCGAGGCGCATCTTCTTGGTCTGAAAGCGAAGATGCTCCGCTACCGCGGCCCTCAGTACGACGGCACAGCGCTCCGTGAAGCGGAGCGGCTGGAGGAGCTGACGCGCATCAACTTCTCGGGCCGGCTCTCCGATGAAGAGCGTGAAAGACTGACTGAGATGCGCGCCCAGATCGCCCGGGCGATCGAGGAACGCGACCTGCAAATGGCGTCGTACTACGAAGGGACCGAGCACCACGGCGCCGCGAAGTACTATCTGCGGAGAGTCATCGAAGAGCGCCCCGACAGCCCCGCCGCCGAGCAAGCACGCGAGAAGCTCGCCGAGCTTGAGGGGCTCCCCGAGTCACCCGAGGTGCCGATGGAGTGGCTCGTTAATATGTTCCCCGAGAACAAGAGGTTCGAATCGATCAACTCGGTCGAGACCATCGCGCCCGAGGCGACGGCGCCACCGGGAAGCGGCCAAACGATGGTCGCCGAGGGACCGAACCCCGAAGGGAAAACGACAACGCGTTAA
- a CDS encoding hemolysin family protein yields the protein MSQAALLWMAIASLVATLLTAVSARALREFSRTDLQDICRRRDNLDRFGEILRQHESTALGLDLLGAFAVAFFAVSTFAWTVGHYENEWALYGVAGGVGVTLALLRVAATWAFVRVFAEPFLFHTWPLWRALGTLAAPLRMSARLLDTILHRLAGRVPSVADEETIGEEIRTIVTEGHREGLLEEDAREMIEGVIELSHAEVSQVMTPRTEMHMLQVDEPWDDLINSIIRMGHTRLPMYETTRDDIVGVLYVKDLIPELAKNDPAKRRSVREMVRKPIFVPETKAVDDLLAMFQQERTHIALVLDEYGGVAGLVTIEDVLEEIVGEIVDEYDDEVVDDIRDISEGVCEALGRTHVDEVNERLGTDLPEDEDFDTIAGFVFSELGHVPLQGEEVVHNGAVRITVLEVTDRRIERVLVERIEAAAAESA from the coding sequence GTGAGTCAAGCCGCGTTACTATGGATGGCGATCGCGTCGCTCGTGGCGACGCTTCTTACGGCAGTCAGCGCCCGCGCGCTGCGTGAGTTTTCACGCACCGACCTGCAAGACATCTGTCGGCGGCGGGACAACCTCGACCGCTTTGGGGAGATCCTCCGACAGCATGAGTCGACCGCCCTGGGGCTCGACCTGCTGGGCGCGTTCGCGGTCGCCTTCTTCGCCGTCTCGACGTTCGCCTGGACGGTCGGCCACTACGAGAACGAATGGGCGCTGTACGGCGTCGCCGGCGGAGTCGGCGTCACGCTGGCGCTCTTGCGGGTCGCGGCGACCTGGGCGTTTGTCCGCGTCTTCGCCGAGCCGTTTCTCTTCCACACCTGGCCGCTCTGGCGCGCGCTCGGGACGCTCGCGGCGCCGCTGCGGATGAGCGCTAGGTTGCTCGACACCATCCTGCACCGACTCGCCGGCCGCGTGCCGAGCGTCGCCGACGAGGAGACCATCGGCGAAGAGATCCGCACGATTGTCACCGAGGGCCACCGCGAAGGCCTGCTCGAAGAGGACGCCCGTGAAATGATCGAGGGCGTCATCGAGCTGAGTCACGCCGAGGTCTCTCAAGTGATGACCCCGCGGACCGAGATGCACATGCTGCAAGTGGACGAGCCGTGGGATGACCTGATCAACAGCATCATCCGGATGGGCCACACCCGGCTGCCCATGTACGAGACGACGCGCGACGACATCGTCGGCGTCCTCTATGTGAAGGACTTGATCCCCGAGCTGGCGAAGAACGACCCCGCCAAACGCCGCAGCGTCCGCGAAATGGTCCGCAAGCCGATCTTCGTCCCCGAGACGAAGGCCGTGGACGACTTGCTGGCGATGTTCCAACAGGAACGCACGCACATCGCCCTGGTGCTCGACGAATACGGCGGCGTCGCCGGCTTGGTGACGATCGAGGACGTCCTCGAAGAGATCGTCGGCGAGATTGTCGATGAATACGACGACGAGGTCGTCGATGACATCCGCGACATCAGCGAGGGCGTCTGCGAGGCGCTAGGCCGCACGCATGTCGATGAGGTCAACGAGCGACTGGGGACCGACCTCCCCGAAGACGAAGACTTCGACACGATCGCCGGCTTTGTCTTCAGCGAACTGGGACACGTCCCGTTGCAAGGCGAGGAAGTCGTCCACAACGGCGCGGTCCGCATTACGGTGCTGGAAGTGACCGACCGGCGGATCGAACGCGTCTTGGTCGAGCGGATCGAGGCGGCGGCTGCCGAGAGCGCTTGA
- the lptE gene encoding LPS assembly lipoprotein LptE: protein MNRCSVIVVLLVTASLTAGCAGYRAGSRSLYAPDVATVYVPMVESDSFRRDLGERLTEALVKEIELKTPYKVVNSPNADSVLEVRLRGDRRNVQAEDQFDNPRVFATSIWAEVSWLNRRRLPLGPMHSVPLSGGLAASAAQPTIGVTQTNPLIPESGQTLASQQQLEIARLAEQIVGVMEEPW, encoded by the coding sequence TTGAACCGTTGTAGCGTTATCGTCGTGCTGCTAGTGACAGCGAGCCTCACCGCGGGGTGTGCGGGCTATCGCGCCGGGTCGCGGTCGCTCTACGCCCCCGACGTGGCGACGGTATACGTGCCGATGGTCGAGTCAGACAGCTTCCGCCGTGATCTTGGTGAACGGCTCACCGAAGCGCTGGTGAAAGAGATCGAACTGAAGACGCCCTACAAGGTCGTCAACTCGCCGAACGCCGATAGCGTCCTCGAAGTCCGGCTACGCGGCGACCGCCGCAACGTGCAGGCCGAAGACCAGTTCGACAACCCGCGGGTGTTCGCGACGAGTATCTGGGCCGAGGTGTCGTGGCTCAATCGGCGCCGCCTGCCGCTGGGTCCGATGCACAGCGTGCCGCTTTCTGGCGGACTCGCCGCCAGTGCGGCGCAGCCCACGATCGGCGTCACCCAAACCAACCCGCTGATCCCCGAGTCGGGCCAAACGCTCGCCTCGCAGCAGCAGTTGGAGATCGCCCGCTTGGCGGAGCAGATCGTTGGGGTGATGGAAGAGCCTTGGTAG